In one Hippocampus zosterae strain Florida chromosome 10, ASM2543408v3, whole genome shotgun sequence genomic region, the following are encoded:
- the LOC127608561 gene encoding beta-1,3-glucosyltransferase-like isoform X1, translating into MQHGDQSDDFRFTTESREIDQACAFDVTPFCQGLIIVAAGSSAEASQSREEDTQGIPARQLDVGEVVFIIRSQSNSFHAGRAEKRREDLIRQARARSENPPAVLLLHTLSDNEGDWSVLPLLPYLSRTFGKNSSWMVFLEEETGVKTARLVEALAKFDEKKEWFLGKPLHDDESTIIHHYAFADNPSVFQYPDFSAAWALSIPLVVRLANKVREEPLKSDFTIDLKHEVALYIWDNGKGPHLTAVPELCTEPQDSPRAEPCATALHLQPPPCGEPVSQDNIFVAVKTCKKFHNERVPVIKKTWESDAVHLEYYSDHADASIPTVDLGVPNTERGHCGKTFAILKRFVSGDVPDAEWLLVVDDDTLISLPRLRSLLSCYRPSEAVYLGERYGYGLSQGGYSYVTGGGGMVFSREAVARLLQSGCKCYSDDAPDDMVLGMCLNALGIPATHSPLFHQARPEDYSADLLAHQVPISFHKHWNIDPVVVFNKWLRDGHHKSSADNKSAKTEL; encoded by the exons GTCTCATCATCGTAGCTGCTGGCAGCTCAGCAGAAGCCTCCCAG AGTCGGGAAGAAGATACGCAGGGGATCCCTGCCAGGCAACTCG ATGTTGGAGAGGTGGTGTTTATCATCCGGAGTCAGAGCAACTCCTTCCACGCCGGGCGAGCGGAGAAACGGCGAGAGGATTTGATCCGGCAGGCGCGTGCTCGCTCAGAG AACCCTCCGGCGGTTTTGCTCCTTCACACTTTATCCGACAACGAGGGGGACTGGAGCGTCCTTCCTCTGCTGCCTTA TTTGTCTCGCACCTTTGGGAAGAATTCCTCGTGGATGGTGTTTCTGGAAGAGGAGACGGGCGTCAAGACGGCGAGGCTCGTCGAAGCGCTGGCAAAGTTTGATGAGAAGAAA GAATGGTTCCTGGGGAAGCCGCTCCACGACGACGAGTCCACCATCATCCATCACTACGCCTTTGCCGACAACCCTTCGGTCTTTCAATACCCCGACTTCTCTGCCGCGTGGGCCTTAAGCATCCCCTTGGTGGTCCG actcgcCAACAAAGTCCGAGAGGAGCCGCTGAAATCGGACTTCACCATTGACCTGAAACACGag GTGGCCTTGTACATTTGGGACAACGGCAAGGGTCCCCATCTGACCGCCGTGCCCGAGCTGTGCACCGAGCCCCAAGATTCCCCGAGGGCCGAGCCGTGCGCCACCGCGCTGCACCTCCAGCCTCCGCCCTGC GGGGAGCCGGTCAGTCAGGACAACATCTTTGTCGCCGTGAAAACCTGCAAGAAGTTTCACAATGAAAGGG TTCCCGTCATCAAGAAGACTTGGGAGAGCGACGCCGTCCATCTGGAGTACTACAGCGACCACGCCGACGCTTCCATACCCACCGTGGATCTGGGGGTCCCCAACACGGAGAGAG GCCACTGCGGCAAAACCTTCGCCATCCTCAAGAGATTCGTCAGCGGCGACGTCCCCGACGCAGAGTGGCTCCTCGTCGTGGACGACGACACGCTGATCAG cCTCCCCAGACTGCGATCGTTGCTCAGCTGCTACCGACCGTCGGAAGCCGTGTATCTGGGCGAGCGCTACGGCTACGGCCTCAGCCAGGGAGGCTACAGCTACGTCACGGGAGGCGGCGG CATGGTGTTCAGTCGGGAGGCGGTGGCGCGACTCTTGCAAAGCGGCTGCAAGTGTTACAGTGACGACGCGCCGGACGACATGGTGCTGGGAATGTGCCTCAACGCTCTGGGCATCCCCGCCACCCACAGTCCACTTTTCCATCAG GCTCGCCCGGAGGACTACTCGGCCGACTTGCTTGCTCACCAGGTGCCCATTTCTTTCCACAAACACTGGAACATCGACCCCGTGGTCGTTTTTAACAAATGGCTGAGGGACGGCCACCATAAAAGCTCGGCTGACAATAAAAGCGCCAAGACGGAGCTGTGA
- the LOC127608561 gene encoding beta-1,3-glucosyltransferase-like isoform X2: protein MLGDGQWYVAGLLLLPLGLIIVAAGSSAEASQSREEDTQGIPARQLDVGEVVFIIRSQSNSFHAGRAEKRREDLIRQARARSENPPAVLLLHTLSDNEGDWSVLPLLPYLSRTFGKNSSWMVFLEEETGVKTARLVEALAKFDEKKEWFLGKPLHDDESTIIHHYAFADNPSVFQYPDFSAAWALSIPLVVRLANKVREEPLKSDFTIDLKHEVALYIWDNGKGPHLTAVPELCTEPQDSPRAEPCATALHLQPPPCGEPVSQDNIFVAVKTCKKFHNERVPVIKKTWESDAVHLEYYSDHADASIPTVDLGVPNTERGHCGKTFAILKRFVSGDVPDAEWLLVVDDDTLISLPRLRSLLSCYRPSEAVYLGERYGYGLSQGGYSYVTGGGGMVFSREAVARLLQSGCKCYSDDAPDDMVLGMCLNALGIPATHSPLFHQARPEDYSADLLAHQVPISFHKHWNIDPVVVFNKWLRDGHHKSSADNKSAKTEL from the exons GTCTCATCATCGTAGCTGCTGGCAGCTCAGCAGAAGCCTCCCAG AGTCGGGAAGAAGATACGCAGGGGATCCCTGCCAGGCAACTCG ATGTTGGAGAGGTGGTGTTTATCATCCGGAGTCAGAGCAACTCCTTCCACGCCGGGCGAGCGGAGAAACGGCGAGAGGATTTGATCCGGCAGGCGCGTGCTCGCTCAGAG AACCCTCCGGCGGTTTTGCTCCTTCACACTTTATCCGACAACGAGGGGGACTGGAGCGTCCTTCCTCTGCTGCCTTA TTTGTCTCGCACCTTTGGGAAGAATTCCTCGTGGATGGTGTTTCTGGAAGAGGAGACGGGCGTCAAGACGGCGAGGCTCGTCGAAGCGCTGGCAAAGTTTGATGAGAAGAAA GAATGGTTCCTGGGGAAGCCGCTCCACGACGACGAGTCCACCATCATCCATCACTACGCCTTTGCCGACAACCCTTCGGTCTTTCAATACCCCGACTTCTCTGCCGCGTGGGCCTTAAGCATCCCCTTGGTGGTCCG actcgcCAACAAAGTCCGAGAGGAGCCGCTGAAATCGGACTTCACCATTGACCTGAAACACGag GTGGCCTTGTACATTTGGGACAACGGCAAGGGTCCCCATCTGACCGCCGTGCCCGAGCTGTGCACCGAGCCCCAAGATTCCCCGAGGGCCGAGCCGTGCGCCACCGCGCTGCACCTCCAGCCTCCGCCCTGC GGGGAGCCGGTCAGTCAGGACAACATCTTTGTCGCCGTGAAAACCTGCAAGAAGTTTCACAATGAAAGGG TTCCCGTCATCAAGAAGACTTGGGAGAGCGACGCCGTCCATCTGGAGTACTACAGCGACCACGCCGACGCTTCCATACCCACCGTGGATCTGGGGGTCCCCAACACGGAGAGAG GCCACTGCGGCAAAACCTTCGCCATCCTCAAGAGATTCGTCAGCGGCGACGTCCCCGACGCAGAGTGGCTCCTCGTCGTGGACGACGACACGCTGATCAG cCTCCCCAGACTGCGATCGTTGCTCAGCTGCTACCGACCGTCGGAAGCCGTGTATCTGGGCGAGCGCTACGGCTACGGCCTCAGCCAGGGAGGCTACAGCTACGTCACGGGAGGCGGCGG CATGGTGTTCAGTCGGGAGGCGGTGGCGCGACTCTTGCAAAGCGGCTGCAAGTGTTACAGTGACGACGCGCCGGACGACATGGTGCTGGGAATGTGCCTCAACGCTCTGGGCATCCCCGCCACCCACAGTCCACTTTTCCATCAG GCTCGCCCGGAGGACTACTCGGCCGACTTGCTTGCTCACCAGGTGCCCATTTCTTTCCACAAACACTGGAACATCGACCCCGTGGTCGTTTTTAACAAATGGCTGAGGGACGGCCACCATAAAAGCTCGGCTGACAATAAAAGCGCCAAGACGGAGCTGTGA